A window of Streptomyces sp. DG1A-41 contains these coding sequences:
- a CDS encoding iron-containing alcohol dehydrogenase family protein, which translates to MPVLTRLIPSPLVVDIRPGALDDLACVLADERISHSGRLAVAVSGGSGAKLRERISPGMPGATWYEVGGGTLDDAVRLASDIKAGHYDAVVGLGGGKIIDCAKFAAARVGLPLVAVPTNLAHDGLCSPVATLDNDAGRGSYGVPNPIAVVIDLDIIREAPVRFVRAGIGDAVSNISAIADWELAGRVKGERIDGLAAAMARQAGEAVLRHPGGIGDNNFLQVLAEALVLSGIAMSVSGDSRPSSGACHEINHAFDLLYPKRAAAHGEQCGLGAAFAMWLRGAHEESAYMAEVLRRHGLPVLPDEIGFTTDEFVKAVEFAPETRPGRYTILEHLDLNTEQIKDTYADYVKAIGS; encoded by the coding sequence ATGCCAGTACTGACCCGGCTCATCCCCTCGCCGCTGGTCGTGGACATCCGCCCGGGTGCCCTCGACGACCTGGCGTGCGTCCTCGCCGACGAGCGCATCTCGCACTCCGGCCGCCTCGCCGTCGCGGTCAGCGGCGGCTCCGGCGCCAAGCTGCGCGAGCGCATCTCGCCCGGCATGCCCGGCGCCACCTGGTACGAGGTCGGCGGCGGCACCCTCGACGACGCGGTCCGGCTGGCGAGCGACATAAAGGCCGGCCACTACGACGCGGTCGTGGGCCTCGGCGGCGGCAAGATCATCGACTGCGCCAAGTTCGCCGCGGCACGCGTCGGCCTGCCCCTGGTCGCCGTGCCCACGAACCTCGCGCACGACGGCCTGTGCTCGCCGGTCGCCACCCTCGACAACGACGCGGGCCGCGGCTCCTACGGCGTGCCGAACCCGATCGCGGTCGTCATCGACCTGGACATCATCCGCGAGGCCCCGGTCCGCTTCGTCCGCGCCGGCATCGGCGACGCCGTCTCCAACATCTCGGCGATCGCCGACTGGGAGCTGGCGGGCCGCGTCAAGGGCGAGCGGATCGACGGACTCGCCGCGGCCATGGCCCGCCAGGCCGGTGAGGCCGTACTGCGGCACCCGGGCGGTATCGGGGACAACAACTTCCTCCAGGTACTGGCCGAGGCGCTGGTCCTCAGCGGCATCGCCATGTCGGTGTCGGGCGACTCGCGGCCGTCCTCCGGGGCGTGCCACGAGATCAACCACGCCTTCGACCTGCTCTACCCGAAGCGGGCCGCCGCCCACGGCGAGCAGTGCGGTCTCGGCGCGGCCTTCGCGATGTGGCTGCGCGGGGCGCACGAGGAGTCGGCGTACATGGCCGAGGTGCTGCGCCGGCACGGGCTGCCCGTGCTGCCGGACGAGATCGGCTTCACGACGGACGAGTTCGTCAAGGCCGTCGAGTTCGCCCCGGAGACCCGGCCCGGCCGCTACACCATCCTCGAACACCTCGACCTGAACACCGAACAGATCAAGGACACCTACGCCGACTATGTCAAGGCCATCGGTAGCTGA
- a CDS encoding CDP-alcohol phosphatidyltransferase family protein, producing MSRPSVAELRPVVHPAGVKDRRSGEHWMGRLYMREVSLRVDRYLVNTRVTPNQLTYLMTVFGVLAAPALLVPGIPGAVLGVVMVQMYLLLDCVDGEIARWKKQYSLNGVYLDRVGAYLTDAAVLVGFGLRAADLWGSGRIDWLWAFLGTLAALGAILIKAETDLVGVARHQAGKPPVKEAAAEMRSSGMALARRAAAALKFHRLILGIEASLLILVLAIVDHARGDLFFSRLGVAVLAGIALVQTLLHLVSILASSRLK from the coding sequence ATGTCAAGGCCATCGGTAGCTGAACTCCGCCCCGTCGTTCACCCCGCGGGGGTGAAGGACCGGCGCAGCGGTGAGCACTGGATGGGACGCCTCTACATGCGTGAGGTGTCCCTGCGGGTCGACCGCTACCTGGTCAACACCCGGGTCACGCCCAACCAGCTCACCTACCTGATGACCGTCTTCGGTGTGCTCGCGGCCCCGGCACTTCTCGTGCCGGGGATCCCGGGCGCCGTGCTCGGCGTCGTCATGGTCCAGATGTACCTCCTGCTGGACTGCGTCGACGGCGAGATCGCGCGCTGGAAGAAGCAGTACTCCCTCAACGGCGTCTACCTGGACCGTGTCGGCGCCTACCTCACCGACGCCGCGGTGCTCGTCGGCTTCGGCCTGCGCGCCGCCGACTTGTGGGGCAGCGGCCGGATCGACTGGCTGTGGGCCTTCCTCGGCACCCTGGCCGCCCTCGGCGCCATCCTGATCAAGGCCGAGACCGACCTCGTCGGTGTCGCCCGGCACCAGGCAGGGAAGCCGCCGGTCAAGGAGGCTGCCGCCGAGATGCGCTCGTCCGGCATGGCACTGGCCCGCAGGGCCGCCGCCGCGCTCAAGTTCCACCGGCTGATCCTCGGCATCGAGGCGTCCCTGCTGATCCTGGTCCTGGCGATAGTCGACCACGCCCGCGGCGACCTGTTCTTCTCCCGGCTCGGCGTCGCGGTGCTGGCCGGCATCGCGCTGGTGCAGACCCTGCTGCACCTCGTGTCCATCCTCGCTTCGAGCAGGCTGAAGTGA
- a CDS encoding glycosyltransferase, producing the protein MKVGAVIITMGNRPDELRALLDSVAKQDGDPVEVVVVGNGSPVPDVPEGVRTIELPENLGIPGGRNVGIEAFGPAGRDVDILLFLDDDGLLAGHDTAELCRKAFDADPKLGIISFRIADPDTGVTQRRHVPRLRAADPMRSSRVTTFLGGANAVRTRVFADVGGLPDEFFYAHEETDLAWRALDAGWMIDYRSDMVLYHPTTAPSRHAVYHRMVARNRVWLARRNLPALLVPVYLGVWLLLTLVRRPSRSALRAWFGGFREGWTTSCGRRLPMKWRTVWRLTRLGRPPVI; encoded by the coding sequence ATGAAGGTCGGCGCCGTCATCATCACCATGGGCAACCGCCCCGACGAACTGCGCGCCCTGCTCGACTCCGTGGCCAAGCAGGACGGCGACCCCGTCGAGGTGGTCGTCGTCGGCAACGGCTCGCCCGTCCCGGACGTCCCCGAGGGCGTCCGCACGATCGAGCTGCCCGAGAACCTCGGCATCCCCGGCGGCCGCAACGTCGGCATCGAGGCCTTCGGCCCCGCCGGCCGGGACGTCGACATCCTGCTGTTCCTCGACGACGACGGCCTGCTGGCCGGCCACGACACCGCAGAGCTGTGCCGCAAGGCCTTCGATGCCGACCCGAAGCTCGGCATCATCAGCTTCCGCATAGCCGACCCGGACACCGGCGTCACCCAGCGCCGGCACGTGCCCCGGCTGCGCGCCGCCGACCCGATGCGCTCCTCCCGGGTCACCACCTTCCTCGGCGGCGCCAACGCCGTCCGCACCCGGGTCTTCGCCGACGTCGGCGGACTTCCGGACGAGTTCTTCTACGCACACGAGGAAACCGACCTGGCATGGCGGGCCCTCGACGCGGGCTGGATGATCGACTACCGGTCCGACATGGTGCTGTACCACCCGACGACCGCTCCCTCGCGGCACGCGGTCTACCACCGCATGGTCGCCCGCAACCGCGTCTGGCTCGCCCGCCGCAACCTCCCCGCGCTCCTCGTCCCCGTCTACCTCGGCGTGTGGCTGCTGCTCACCCTCGTACGCCGTCCCTCCCGCTCCGCCCTGCGCGCCTGGTTCGGCGGATTCCGCGAAGGCTGGACCACCTCGTGCGGACGCCGCCTGCCTATGAAGTG